From Enhydrobacter sp., the proteins below share one genomic window:
- the ftsZ gene encoding cell division protein FtsZ translates to MTINLSLPQKESEIKPRITVVGVGGAGGNAVNNMISAALEGVEFIVANTDAQALGQSLADRRVQLGITITQGLGAGARPEVGRQAAEEALPEILGLLDGANMVFVTAGMGGGTGTGAAPVIAAAAREQGILTIGVVTKPFHFEGRRRMQAAEQGITELEKVVDTLIVIPNQNLFKIANEKTTFADAFKMADDVLHMGVRGVTDLMVMPGLINLDFADIRTVMGEMGKAMMGTGEAEGPDRSRVAAESAISNPLLEDHSMKGAKGVLINITGGLDMTLHEVDEAANRIREEVDAEANIIFGSTFDATMQGRMRVSVVATGIAASAAQQPAPNYLSLDMNRPVQTGQPALSRPPVTAPVGRVAMPTAAVAPVVPVAAPMAAPAPVPVATPTVAAAQPVAPIAPVMQAAPAPMVEATPEPIEEAAPALAEAAPTAAAMPAPMTPPAPAPAVVPAAAPAAAVAASAPSAPQKPLVDETDWRVSRPAARPVVRAEPVSRTVARPAPAEPRSPNLFQRITGAFAAPKPVAAPAAPASVAAELPVAARTVAENVVAVPAKAPVRPAPVQTSISLDVTERAKPARDDDDLQIPAFLRRQAN, encoded by the coding sequence ATGACCATCAACCTCAGCCTCCCCCAAAAGGAGTCGGAGATTAAGCCCCGTATCACCGTGGTCGGTGTCGGCGGGGCCGGCGGAAACGCCGTGAACAATATGATCAGCGCCGCTCTGGAAGGCGTGGAGTTCATCGTCGCCAACACCGATGCACAAGCGCTCGGCCAGTCGCTGGCCGACCGCCGCGTCCAGCTCGGCATCACCATCACGCAGGGCCTGGGCGCGGGCGCCCGACCCGAGGTCGGCCGTCAGGCGGCGGAAGAAGCGTTGCCTGAGATCCTGGGTCTGCTCGACGGCGCCAACATGGTTTTCGTCACTGCCGGCATGGGCGGCGGCACGGGCACCGGCGCGGCGCCGGTCATCGCTGCGGCGGCCCGCGAGCAGGGCATCCTGACCATCGGCGTCGTCACCAAGCCGTTCCATTTCGAGGGCCGGCGGCGCATGCAGGCGGCCGAGCAGGGCATCACCGAGCTCGAGAAGGTGGTCGACACGCTCATCGTCATTCCGAACCAGAACCTCTTCAAGATCGCCAACGAGAAGACGACCTTCGCCGACGCCTTCAAAATGGCCGACGACGTGTTGCACATGGGCGTGCGCGGCGTCACCGACCTGATGGTGATGCCCGGTCTGATCAATCTCGATTTTGCCGACATCCGCACCGTCATGGGTGAGATGGGCAAGGCAATGATGGGCACCGGCGAGGCCGAGGGTCCGGACCGCAGCCGCGTCGCCGCCGAGTCGGCGATCTCCAATCCGTTGCTGGAAGACCATTCGATGAAGGGCGCCAAGGGAGTGCTCATCAACATCACCGGTGGTCTCGACATGACGTTGCACGAGGTCGACGAAGCCGCCAACCGGATCCGTGAGGAAGTCGATGCCGAAGCCAACATCATCTTCGGCTCGACGTTCGATGCCACCATGCAGGGGCGCATGCGCGTGTCGGTCGTCGCCACGGGCATCGCCGCCAGCGCCGCCCAGCAGCCGGCGCCGAACTATCTTTCGCTGGACATGAACCGCCCCGTGCAGACCGGACAACCGGCCCTGAGCCGGCCGCCGGTGACGGCGCCTGTCGGACGTGTCGCCATGCCCACTGCCGCCGTAGCGCCCGTCGTACCGGTCGCGGCTCCGATGGCTGCGCCCGCTCCTGTACCGGTCGCGACACCCACGGTCGCGGCAGCTCAACCCGTGGCGCCGATCGCTCCGGTCATGCAAGCGGCCCCGGCGCCCATGGTCGAGGCAACGCCCGAACCGATCGAAGAGGCGGCCCCGGCGCTCGCCGAAGCCGCCCCCACGGCGGCCGCGATGCCAGCGCCCATGACACCGCCCGCACCGGCGCCCGCCGTCGTTCCGGCGGCAGCGCCGGCCGCCGCCGTTGCGGCGTCCGCACCCAGCGCACCTCAGAAGCCCTTGGTCGACGAGACCGACTGGCGCGTCAGCCGGCCGGCCGCCCGGCCTGTCGTTCGCGCCGAGCCGGTAAGCCGGACCGTCGCCCGGCCCGCGCCGGCCGAACCGCGTTCGCCCAATCTGTTCCAACGCATCACCGGTGCGTTCGCCGCACCGAAGCCGGTAGCCGCCCCCGCGGCGCCCGCGTCCGTTGCGGCGGAACTGCCGGTGGCTGCGCGCACGGTGGCTGAAAATGTCGTCGCGGTGCCGGCCAAGGCGCCGGTCCGCCCTGCGCCGGTGCAGACCTCGATCAGTCTCGACGTCACGGAGCGCGCAAAGCCGGCGCGCGACGACGACGATCTGCAAATTCCCGCGTTCCTGCGCCGGCAAGCCAACTGA
- a CDS encoding outer membrane protein assembly factor BamD produces MRGTVTVSALALAMAVLSACGGDDPDKNYVELPVEVLYNRALDDLGRQEYKAAARGFEEVDRQHPYSVWATKAQVMAAFTYYQSNKYDEAIIALDRFIQLHPGHRDIPYAFYLKALCFYEQISDVGRDQRATQQALDSLAEVVKRFPDSPYARDARLKVELAIDHLAGKEMTVGRYYQQQQQYVGAINRYRTVIERYQTTTHVPEALHRLVESYLSLGVKHEAQEAAAVLGYNFPGSDWYADSYYLMTGEDYRFEK; encoded by the coding sequence ATGCGCGGCACGGTGACCGTGTCGGCACTGGCGTTGGCCATGGCGGTGCTTTCCGCCTGTGGCGGCGACGACCCTGACAAGAACTATGTCGAGCTGCCGGTGGAGGTGCTCTACAACCGCGCTCTCGACGATCTCGGACGGCAGGAGTACAAGGCGGCGGCCCGCGGCTTCGAGGAAGTGGACCGCCAGCATCCCTATTCGGTCTGGGCGACGAAGGCGCAGGTCATGGCGGCCTTCACCTACTACCAGTCCAACAAGTACGACGAGGCGATCATCGCGCTCGACCGGTTCATCCAGCTCCATCCCGGTCATCGCGACATTCCTTACGCCTTCTATCTCAAGGCGCTCTGCTTCTATGAGCAGATCTCCGACGTCGGCCGCGATCAGCGCGCCACCCAGCAGGCGCTCGATTCCCTGGCCGAGGTCGTGAAGCGCTTCCCCGATTCTCCCTATGCCCGCGACGCGCGCCTCAAGGTCGAGCTTGCCATCGACCATCTCGCCGGAAAGGAAATGACCGTCGGGCGATACTACCAGCAGCAACAGCAGTATGTCGGGGCGATCAACCGCTACCGTACCGTCATCGAACGCTACCAGACGACGACGCACGTTCCGGAAGCCTTGCATCGTCTGGTCGAGAGCTACCTCTCGCTCGGCGTCAAGCACGAGGCCCAGGAGGCCGCCGCCGTGCTGGGATACAATTTCCCGGGCAGCGATTGGTACGCCGACAGCTACTATCTGATGACCGGCGAGGACTACCGGTTCGAGAAATAG
- the recN gene encoding DNA repair protein RecN, with amino-acid sequence MLQSLSIRDFVLIEKLDLALARDLSGGLGALTGETGAGKSILIDALSLALGARADSAAVRRGAAQASVAASFDLPRDHSAHAILAEHGLGSDDALTLRRTIGADGRGRAFINDQPASVALLRRLGDTLVEIQGQMEQHGLLDTATHRAALDAFAGLEKPAEAVRAAWQAWQSAERAWAEAEAAAVATRRDEEFLRHAVKELQALTPRPDDEESLAAERQMLRTGSALGEAVAQAIGELEQGRGAATALRTAHRLIERNVDKASGRLDAALSALDRALSETVEAQAQLEAARAAVEFDPARLEKIEERLFALRAAARKHNVAVAELAPLADRFAAQLAALDDGEAGLARLAVAAQAARAAYVAAAQAQSAARRKGALRLDKAVAGELAPLKLDKAKFVTEIAALPDAEWSEAGTDRIQFLVATNPGTPPAPIARIASGGELSRFLLALKVCLAKVGEAPTIVFDEVDSGIGGATAAAVGERLRRLARDVQVLVVTHSPQVAAVADRHWLIRKTTGRSAATTDVLALDAKGRREEIARMLSGAEVTAEARAAADRLLAATG; translated from the coding sequence ATGCTGCAGTCGCTTTCGATCCGTGACTTCGTCCTGATCGAGAAGCTCGACCTCGCCTTGGCGCGTGACCTCAGCGGTGGACTTGGTGCCTTGACCGGCGAAACGGGCGCCGGAAAGTCGATCCTGATCGATGCCCTGAGCCTGGCCCTTGGCGCGCGCGCCGATTCAGCGGCGGTCCGGCGCGGCGCCGCGCAGGCGTCGGTCGCCGCGTCGTTCGATCTCCCTCGGGACCATTCCGCACATGCCATCCTCGCCGAGCATGGCCTCGGGTCCGACGATGCGCTTACGCTGCGACGCACGATCGGCGCCGACGGCCGCGGCCGTGCCTTCATCAACGATCAGCCCGCGTCGGTCGCTCTCCTGCGCCGACTCGGCGACACCCTGGTCGAGATCCAGGGGCAGATGGAACAGCACGGTCTTCTCGACACGGCCACGCATCGTGCCGCGCTGGACGCCTTCGCCGGCCTGGAGAAGCCCGCCGAGGCCGTGCGCGCGGCATGGCAGGCGTGGCAGTCGGCCGAGCGGGCGTGGGCCGAGGCCGAAGCGGCCGCTGTCGCCACCCGGCGCGACGAGGAATTCCTGCGTCATGCTGTCAAGGAACTCCAGGCCCTGACGCCGCGCCCCGACGACGAGGAGTCGCTGGCGGCGGAACGTCAGATGCTGCGCACCGGGAGCGCGTTGGGCGAGGCCGTCGCACAGGCGATCGGCGAGCTCGAGCAGGGGCGCGGCGCGGCGACCGCCCTGCGCACCGCCCATCGGTTGATCGAGCGCAACGTCGACAAGGCGTCTGGTCGTCTCGATGCGGCGCTTTCGGCGCTCGACCGGGCGCTCAGCGAGACGGTCGAGGCGCAGGCGCAGCTCGAGGCGGCCCGCGCCGCCGTCGAGTTCGATCCGGCGCGGCTGGAGAAGATCGAGGAGCGCCTGTTCGCGCTCCGCGCCGCAGCGCGGAAGCACAACGTCGCCGTGGCCGAACTGGCGCCGCTCGCCGACCGGTTCGCCGCCCAGCTGGCCGCGCTCGACGACGGCGAGGCCGGCCTCGCCAGGCTCGCCGTGGCCGCACAGGCGGCGCGTGCCGCGTACGTGGCGGCGGCACAGGCCCAATCGGCGGCGCGGCGCAAGGGCGCTCTCAGGCTCGACAAGGCCGTTGCGGGCGAGCTGGCGCCGCTCAAGCTCGACAAGGCGAAGTTCGTCACCGAGATCGCCGCCTTGCCGGACGCAGAATGGTCCGAGGCCGGCACGGATCGCATCCAGTTCCTGGTCGCCACCAACCCCGGCACGCCGCCCGCGCCGATCGCCCGTATCGCCTCCGGCGGCGAGCTGTCGCGTTTTCTGCTCGCTTTGAAGGTTTGCCTGGCCAAGGTGGGCGAAGCGCCGACCATCGTCTTCGACGAGGTCGATTCGGGAATCGGCGGCGCCACCGCCGCCGCCGTCGGCGAGAGATTGCGGCGGCTGGCCAGGGACGTGCAGGTGCTGGTGGTGACGCATTCGCCGCAGGTCGCGGCGGTTGCCGATCGGCACTGGCTGATCCGCAAGACAACGGGCCGCAGCGCCGCGACCACTGACGTATTGGCGCTCGATGCCAAGGGTCGCCGCGAGGAGATTGCCCGCATGTTGTCCGGCGCCGAGGTCACGGCCGAGGCGCGCGCGGCGGCCGATCGCCTGCTGGCCGCGACGGGGTAG
- the ligA gene encoding NAD-dependent DNA ligase LigA has translation MSRAAKVVAAVAVDDLTERQARTEHKRLAEEIARHDRLYHEQDSPEISDADYDKLRARVKAIEERFPQLVDMFSPTQRVAPTPTTAFAKVRHARPMLSLDNAFTDDELQGFLDRVRRGLERETDLKPDEEIALACEPKIDGLSISLRYEKGEFTVGATRGDGTTGEDVTANLRTVKDIPHQLKGKAPKTFDVRGEVYMERRAFQEMNERQEAAGEKTFANPRNAAAGSLRQLDAGITATRPLRFFAYAWGEAEPRSWKTHSEYLELLKGWGFRVNPLSQLCRTPEEVRAYYRRMGVERPSLPYDIDGVVYKVDRIDWQERLGFVSRAPRWAIAHKFPAEQARTRLNGILIQVGRTGALTPVADLEPVNVGGVMVARASLHNADEIERLDVRIGDMVVVQRAGDVIPQILGHVPEERPRKAPKYRFPTRCPCPLGTPVVSEEGGVVRRCSGALECPFQQVERLRYFVSRNCFDIEGLGGTHIENFHRDGLLKVPGDIFRLPGRAAEIRKREGWGDLSVRKLIDAIEARRAIALDRFVNALGIPLIGEATAKILAQEYGDADVWLEEMLQAARQRRKHPDEDVKKERATESVGASYGRLCNVEQIGVTTADAVCGFFSEPHNVEAIRDLRRQLTVEGVKRRAIAADAPLRGKIVVFTGELSSMTRDAAKARAEELGAKVTDSVSKKTSLVVVGENAGSKARKAAELGVQTLTEEEWVKLSG, from the coding sequence ATGTCCCGAGCCGCCAAGGTTGTGGCCGCCGTCGCCGTCGACGACCTCACCGAACGCCAGGCGCGGACCGAGCACAAGCGGCTCGCCGAGGAGATCGCGCGTCACGACCGGCTCTATCACGAGCAGGACTCACCCGAGATATCCGACGCAGACTACGACAAGCTGCGTGCCAGGGTGAAGGCGATCGAGGAGCGCTTTCCTCAGCTCGTCGATATGTTCAGCCCCACGCAGCGCGTGGCACCGACGCCGACGACGGCCTTCGCGAAGGTGCGGCATGCCAGGCCGATGCTGTCGCTCGACAACGCCTTCACCGACGACGAACTGCAGGGCTTCCTCGATCGCGTGCGGCGCGGGCTGGAACGCGAGACCGACCTCAAGCCGGACGAGGAGATCGCACTCGCCTGTGAGCCCAAGATCGACGGCCTGTCGATCAGCCTGCGCTACGAGAAGGGCGAGTTCACTGTCGGCGCCACGCGCGGCGACGGCACGACGGGCGAGGACGTCACCGCCAATCTCAGGACCGTGAAGGACATCCCGCACCAACTGAAGGGCAAGGCGCCGAAGACCTTCGACGTGCGCGGCGAGGTCTACATGGAGCGCCGCGCCTTTCAGGAGATGAACGAGCGTCAGGAGGCCGCCGGCGAGAAGACCTTCGCCAATCCGCGCAACGCCGCCGCCGGATCGCTGCGCCAGCTGGATGCCGGCATCACGGCGACCCGGCCGCTACGCTTCTTCGCCTATGCCTGGGGCGAGGCCGAGCCGCGTTCGTGGAAGACGCACAGCGAGTATCTCGAGCTGCTGAAGGGCTGGGGGTTCCGCGTCAATCCCCTGTCGCAGCTCTGCCGAACGCCGGAAGAGGTGCGCGCTTACTATCGCCGGATGGGCGTGGAGCGGCCGTCGCTGCCCTATGACATCGACGGGGTGGTCTACAAGGTCGACCGCATCGACTGGCAGGAACGCTTGGGCTTCGTGAGCCGCGCGCCGCGCTGGGCGATCGCGCACAAGTTTCCGGCCGAACAGGCGCGCACCCGGTTGAACGGCATACTGATTCAAGTCGGCCGCACCGGCGCCCTGACGCCCGTCGCCGATCTCGAACCGGTCAATGTCGGCGGCGTGATGGTCGCGCGTGCGAGCCTGCACAATGCCGACGAGATCGAGCGCCTCGACGTGCGGATCGGCGACATGGTGGTGGTGCAGCGCGCCGGCGACGTCATCCCGCAGATCCTGGGCCACGTGCCCGAGGAGAGGCCGAGGAAGGCGCCGAAGTATCGCTTTCCGACGCGGTGTCCGTGCCCGCTCGGCACGCCCGTCGTCAGCGAGGAGGGCGGCGTGGTGCGGCGCTGCTCGGGCGCGCTCGAATGTCCGTTCCAGCAGGTCGAGCGGCTGCGCTACTTCGTGTCGCGCAACTGCTTCGATATCGAGGGGCTGGGCGGCACCCACATCGAGAACTTCCATCGCGACGGGCTGTTGAAGGTGCCGGGAGACATATTCCGCCTGCCCGGGCGCGCCGCCGAGATCAGGAAACGGGAGGGCTGGGGCGATCTCTCCGTGCGCAAGCTGATCGACGCCATCGAGGCGCGACGCGCGATCGCACTCGACCGCTTCGTCAACGCGCTCGGCATCCCGCTGATCGGCGAGGCGACGGCCAAGATCCTGGCGCAGGAGTACGGCGACGCCGACGTCTGGTTGGAGGAGATGCTCCAGGCCGCCCGGCAGCGCCGCAAGCATCCCGACGAGGATGTGAAGAAGGAGAGGGCGACGGAGTCGGTCGGGGCGAGCTACGGCCGCCTTTGCAATGTCGAGCAGATCGGCGTCACGACCGCCGATGCCGTGTGCGGCTTCTTCAGCGAACCGCACAACGTCGAGGCGATCCGCGACCTCCGCCGGCAGCTCACGGTCGAGGGAGTGAAGCGCCGTGCGATCGCCGCCGACGCGCCGCTCAGAGGCAAGATCGTGGTCTTCACCGGCGAGCTGTCATCGATGACACGCGACGCGGCAAAGGCGCGGGCTGAGGAGCTGGGCGCCAAAGTAACCGATTCGGTGTCCAAGAAGACCAGCCTGGTCGTCGTCGGCGAGAATGCCGGCTCCAAGGCCCGCAAGGCGGCGGAACTGGGCGTCCAGACCTTGACCGAGGAGGAATGGGTGAAACTCTCGGGCTGA
- a CDS encoding aminopeptidase P family protein: MSSAPDDVLHLLRQRGMTADPQTLDSLMRGVAAAPEGLAGPEWIELFVGDADADLTKALTEWRAVLAEADDGLGISPAPGSRLAALRAELARRGLDGFLVPRADEHQGEYVPRRSQRLAWLTGFSGSAGLAAVLAERAAIFVDGRYTLAVRAQVDTAAFEPHQVPEESPEGWIAEHLPRGGKLGFDPWLITMDGHARLAAAIQKAGGSIVAVESNPIDAVWTDRPAAPLAPVLPHPQEFTGESSEDKRKRIAEIVSAKGADVALLTQPDSIAWLLNVRGGDVPRTPFALGFALLHADGHVDLYMDHRKVPARTASWLGNAVTLATPDELGLALETLGTLTRRVLVESSTAPYWAATRLQAAGATLVRDADPVALPKACKNATELAGIRAAHHRDGAAVSRFLAWLASAAAGGKLREIEVSNRLQVMRQQTGQLRDLSFDTISGAGPNGAIVHYHATPATERVLEPGSLYLVDSGGQYRDGTTDITRTVAVGTPTPEMRDRFTRVLKGHIALGTARFPVGTTGSQLDALARYALWQVGLDYDHGTGHGVGAYLSVHEGPHRISKVASTVALQPGMIVSNEPGYYKTGGYGIRIENLVAVREARIDGADRRYLEFETLTLAPIDLACIEIDLLTEAEKRWLNDYHARVREVVGPQVDGQTRAWLETATRPV; encoded by the coding sequence ATGAGCTCAGCTCCCGACGACGTTCTTCACCTGTTGCGCCAGCGTGGGATGACAGCCGACCCACAAACGCTCGATTCCCTGATGCGCGGCGTCGCTGCGGCTCCCGAGGGCCTGGCGGGACCGGAATGGATCGAACTGTTCGTGGGCGATGCTGATGCCGATCTGACCAAGGCCCTGACTGAGTGGCGGGCAGTTCTCGCCGAGGCAGACGACGGCCTCGGCATCTCGCCGGCACCCGGCTCTCGCCTCGCCGCGCTTCGCGCCGAATTGGCGCGCCGGGGTCTCGACGGCTTTCTGGTTCCCCGCGCCGATGAACATCAGGGCGAGTACGTGCCGCGCCGTTCGCAGCGGCTGGCCTGGCTGACGGGCTTCAGCGGTTCGGCCGGACTCGCCGCGGTGCTGGCCGAGCGCGCAGCGATCTTCGTCGATGGACGCTATACGCTCGCCGTGCGCGCGCAGGTGGACACCGCCGCCTTCGAGCCGCACCAGGTGCCGGAGGAATCGCCCGAGGGCTGGATCGCCGAGCATCTGCCCAGGGGAGGCAAGCTCGGCTTCGATCCCTGGCTGATCACCATGGACGGTCACGCCCGCCTCGCGGCTGCCATCCAGAAGGCGGGGGGCAGCATCGTCGCGGTCGAGTCCAACCCGATCGACGCCGTGTGGACGGATCGCCCGGCCGCACCGCTCGCGCCGGTCCTGCCTCATCCGCAGGAGTTCACCGGCGAGAGCAGCGAGGACAAGCGCAAGCGTATTGCCGAGATCGTCTCCGCCAAGGGCGCCGACGTCGCCCTGCTCACGCAGCCCGATTCGATCGCCTGGCTGCTGAACGTGCGTGGCGGTGACGTACCGCGCACGCCCTTCGCCCTGGGCTTCGCCCTGCTGCACGCCGACGGCCACGTCGACCTCTACATGGATCATCGCAAGGTACCGGCGCGCACCGCATCATGGCTCGGCAATGCCGTGACCTTGGCAACACCCGATGAGCTCGGACTGGCGCTCGAGACACTCGGGACGCTGACCAGGCGCGTGCTGGTCGAGAGCTCGACGGCGCCCTATTGGGCGGCGACCCGTCTGCAGGCGGCGGGAGCCACGCTGGTGCGCGACGCCGACCCGGTGGCGCTCCCCAAGGCCTGCAAGAACGCGACCGAACTGGCCGGCATCCGCGCCGCGCACCATCGCGACGGTGCCGCCGTGAGCCGGTTTCTCGCCTGGCTCGCAAGCGCGGCGGCCGGCGGCAAACTGCGCGAGATCGAGGTCTCGAACCGGCTTCAGGTGATGCGCCAGCAGACCGGGCAGTTGCGCGATCTGAGCTTCGACACGATTTCAGGCGCTGGCCCCAACGGCGCGATCGTGCACTACCACGCGACGCCGGCGACCGAACGGGTACTCGAACCGGGTTCTCTCTACTTGGTCGATTCGGGAGGGCAGTACCGCGACGGCACCACCGACATCACGCGCACCGTCGCGGTCGGCACACCGACACCCGAGATGCGCGATCGCTTCACCCGCGTGCTCAAAGGCCACATCGCACTGGGCACGGCGCGCTTTCCCGTCGGCACTACCGGTTCGCAGCTCGACGCGCTCGCGCGCTACGCCCTGTGGCAGGTGGGGCTCGACTACGACCATGGCACGGGGCATGGCGTCGGCGCCTATCTGTCGGTACACGAGGGGCCGCACCGCATCTCAAAGGTGGCCAGCACCGTGGCGCTGCAGCCCGGCATGATCGTCAGCAACGAACCCGGCTACTACAAGACCGGCGGCTACGGCATCCGGATCGAGAACCTGGTGGCGGTCAGGGAAGCTCGGATCGACGGCGCCGACCGGCGTTATCTCGAGTTCGAGACCCTCACGCTCGCGCCCATCGACCTCGCCTGCATCGAGATCGACCTGCTGACCGAGGCCGAGAAGCGCTGGCTCAACGACTACCACGCGCGGGTGCGTGAAGTCGTAGGGCCGCAGGTCGATGGCCAAACCCGCGCCTGGCTCGAGACAGCGACGCGGCCCGTCTGA
- a CDS encoding DUF1127 domain-containing protein produces the protein MMTQPIRMFENLTSETAPAGENASKFILTPEQRHYIELRARHERAEVLSNLLGDALLWLGHQVRRLVVAVKGDYKLRLAEAQLHRMSDRELADLGLTRADITFAVRDATGEAPQFDVTGMPAAPANGNLRRAA, from the coding sequence ATGATGACCCAGCCGATCCGGATGTTTGAGAATCTGACCAGCGAAACTGCGCCGGCCGGGGAAAACGCGTCCAAGTTCATTCTGACGCCCGAGCAGCGCCACTACATCGAGTTGCGCGCCCGCCATGAGCGCGCCGAGGTGTTGTCGAACTTGCTCGGCGACGCCCTGCTGTGGCTCGGCCACCAGGTCCGGCGCCTCGTCGTCGCGGTCAAGGGCGACTACAAGCTTCGCCTCGCCGAGGCCCAGCTCCACCGCATGAGCGACCGCGAACTGGCCGATCTCGGCCTGACACGCGCCGACATCACCTTCGCCGTTCGCGACGCGACCGGCGAGGCTCCGCAGTTCGACGTGACCGGCATGCCTGCCGCGCCGGCCAACGGCAACCTGCGTCGCGCAGCCTGA
- a CDS encoding DUF1028 domain-containing protein yields MTFSIAGRCARTGMLGAVVTTSSMAVGSRCAWAEAKVGVVLTQHRTDPRLGPKLLEHLRRGRSPEAAIGEIERDDPHIGWRQLVVLDGEGKGAVFNGTRISTTQSSKVGRDCAAAGNILRNGSVADAMVSSFEENEGQPLAERLMRAIEAGDAAGGELKQLKSAALLVMHRESFAYVDLRVDLSPRPLEELRFLWELYQPAADAYVVRAIDPDGALVL; encoded by the coding sequence ATGACCTTCTCGATCGCGGGCCGCTGCGCCCGGACCGGTATGCTGGGCGCCGTCGTCACAACCTCCTCCATGGCGGTCGGCAGCCGCTGTGCCTGGGCCGAGGCGAAGGTGGGCGTGGTGTTGACGCAGCACCGCACGGATCCGCGTCTCGGGCCGAAGCTGCTGGAACACCTGCGGCGCGGGCGCTCGCCGGAAGCGGCGATCGGCGAAATCGAGCGCGACGACCCACACATCGGCTGGCGCCAACTGGTCGTGCTCGACGGCGAAGGCAAGGGTGCGGTTTTCAACGGCACCAGGATCAGCACGACCCAAAGTTCGAAGGTCGGTCGCGATTGCGCCGCGGCGGGCAATATCCTGCGCAATGGCTCCGTTGCCGATGCGATGGTCTCGAGCTTCGAGGAGAACGAAGGCCAACCGCTCGCCGAGCGGCTGATGCGCGCCATCGAGGCGGGCGACGCCGCCGGCGGCGAACTCAAGCAGCTCAAGTCCGCGGCGTTGCTGGTCATGCACCGGGAGAGCTTCGCCTATGTCGATCTCAGGGTCGATCTCAGCCCGCGGCCGCTCGAGGAGCTGCGTTTCCTGTGGGAGCTCTACCAGCCAGCGGCCGACGCCTACGTCGTCCGCGCCATCGACCCCGACGGCGCACTCGTCCTGTGA
- a CDS encoding 50S ribosomal protein L11 methyltransferase: MSGWKASVIVPAAERPLRERALEPLAEQGFVVTSREMSLNGPWCIEIFGEGERPALDIAWRWEVLPDRDWVAENQRSFQPFTVGPFWVHPSHNEVGMPAGKVPLRIDAGMAFGTGTHATTRGCLEVLATLDPREATNAVDVGCGSGILAIAMAKLWRRPVVGGDNDPQAVTVAVENAELNGVAGLCRFYTSVGLQAPELAAKAPYDLIVANILFGPLIELSTSFVSARRVVLSGILVEQAPDIVELYARRGFALERQIDLETGGAWWRTLLLKRIQEEP, encoded by the coding sequence GTGAGCGGCTGGAAGGCGTCGGTGATCGTTCCCGCCGCCGAGCGGCCCCTCCGTGAACGGGCGCTCGAGCCGCTGGCAGAACAGGGCTTCGTCGTCACCAGCCGCGAGATGTCGCTGAACGGGCCGTGGTGCATCGAGATCTTCGGCGAAGGCGAGCGGCCGGCGCTCGACATCGCATGGCGGTGGGAAGTGCTGCCCGACCGGGATTGGGTGGCCGAGAACCAGCGCTCGTTCCAGCCGTTCACGGTCGGTCCCTTCTGGGTCCATCCTTCGCACAATGAGGTCGGCATGCCGGCCGGCAAGGTCCCGTTGCGCATCGATGCGGGCATGGCGTTCGGCACCGGCACGCACGCCACCACGCGCGGCTGCCTGGAGGTGTTGGCGACGCTCGATCCAAGGGAGGCGACCAATGCCGTCGATGTCGGCTGCGGCTCCGGCATCCTCGCCATCGCCATGGCCAAGCTTTGGCGCCGCCCGGTGGTCGGTGGCGACAATGATCCCCAAGCCGTCACCGTCGCCGTCGAGAACGCCGAGCTCAACGGCGTGGCCGGCCTCTGCCGCTTCTACACTTCTGTCGGCCTGCAGGCGCCGGAACTGGCCGCAAAAGCGCCCTACGACCTGATCGTCGCCAACATCCTGTTCGGCCCGCTGATCGAGCTCTCGACGTCGTTCGTGTCGGCGAGGCGCGTGGTCCTCAGCGGCATCCTGGTCGAGCAGGCACCGGACATCGTCGAGCTCTATGCGCGCCGCGGCTTCGCGCTCGAGCGCCAGATCGACCTCGAGACCGGCGGCGCCTGGTGGCGCACGTTGCTGCTGAAGCGAATTCAGGAGGAGCCATGA